A window of Telopea speciosissima isolate NSW1024214 ecotype Mountain lineage unplaced genomic scaffold, Tspe_v1 Tspe_v1.0679, whole genome shotgun sequence contains these coding sequences:
- the LOC122648272 gene encoding mediator of RNA polymerase II transcription subunit 33B-like encodes MNSSREKIVKSVDDALQLSQTFGVCVLDLGHAFVLFLFTVIISLIDCVLDDWGLQPTSIDKLSCIFGVEEHQNMDISSQANQNDERNEHRELLRRRNAFMAMEVLGILTENRKAMVLLRLVHLNM; translated from the exons ATGAATTCTTCGAGAGAGAA GATCGTAAAATCTGTTGATGATGCACTGCAACTTTCACAGACTTTTGGGGTTTGTGTATTGGATCTTGGACATGCATTTGTCTTGTTTCTTTTTACtgttatcattagtttaattgaTTGTGTATTGGATGATTGGGGATTGCAACCAACGTCAATAGACAAACTCAGTTGCATATTTGGAGTTGAAGAACATCAGAATATGGATATAAGTTCTCAAGCGAACCAAAATGATGAAAGAAATGAACATCGTGAACTACTACGCAGAAGGAATGCTTTTATGGCTATGGAGGTCTTGGGAATACtgacagaaaatagaaaagcaATGGTTCTGCTTCGTCTAGTCCACTTGAACATGTAA